The Saccharomonospora glauca K62 genome has a segment encoding these proteins:
- a CDS encoding C39 family peptidase has protein sequence MRQRKLVASAAALTVMLAAPLLGPATAAAATGNSVTPVVHEQERAAGEVVLNVDYQVQETGYWCGPAAVRIALSARGIYRSQADLAAELGTHTGGTDWIGQVTRVLNSYVGWYETKEMPNDPPTQAQKDLLWRDIVLNINNNYPIVANIVAPPGNQPPGYPPDQTIYHYFTVIGYNDIDRTVLIADPASFGGYQFYWLTFDHLASLIPPKGYSA, from the coding sequence ATGCGTCAGCGAAAACTGGTGGCCTCCGCCGCCGCGCTCACGGTCATGCTCGCCGCGCCGTTGTTGGGACCGGCCACCGCCGCGGCCGCCACGGGGAACTCCGTCACCCCGGTCGTTCACGAGCAGGAACGGGCAGCGGGTGAGGTCGTCCTCAACGTCGACTACCAGGTCCAGGAGACCGGCTACTGGTGTGGACCGGCGGCCGTGCGCATCGCGTTGTCGGCCCGCGGCATCTACCGCAGCCAGGCCGACCTCGCGGCCGAACTCGGCACGCACACCGGCGGTACCGACTGGATCGGCCAGGTCACGCGAGTGCTGAACAGCTACGTGGGCTGGTACGAGACCAAGGAGATGCCGAACGATCCGCCCACCCAGGCCCAGAAGGACCTGTTGTGGCGCGACATCGTGCTCAACATCAACAACAACTACCCGATCGTGGCGAACATCGTCGCGCCTCCCGGTAACCAGCCGCCCGGTTATCCGCCGGACCAGACGATCTACCACTACTTCACGGTGATCGGTTACAACGACATCGACCGCACCGTGCTGATCGCGGACCCCGCGTCGTTCGGCGGCTACCAGTTCTACTGGCTGACCTTCGATCACCTGGCCTCGCTCATTCCCCCGAAGGGATACAGCGCCTGA
- a CDS encoding helix-turn-helix transcriptional regulator: MLDVLEPDSEQGRVYRALTMRGRSDHKAIAHHTGLPERTVDDVLHALAGLDLVRPVGGDPMEWEAAPPDRVMSLALKEEENRRARLWQVGAELDRLYHHARAASLPFRYVEPIEHPATLIRLTTRLQERAREQVRWLDRPPYYSKPHHFRAQEETQKRRMATGIRYRTLYSQAVYADQELFSTMTRMAALGERVRVLADLPVKLTIGDADLALLVPEPDRTGLEGALVVRPSGLLQALIGVFETLWTLGIPVTDIGGEQGLPERDRAILTLMAAGATDEAIARRLDMSRRTVVRRIASLLDKLGATTRFQAGVQAAKRGLL, encoded by the coding sequence GTGCTCGACGTCCTCGAACCAGACAGCGAGCAGGGCCGGGTCTACCGAGCCCTGACCATGCGGGGTCGGTCGGACCACAAGGCGATCGCCCACCACACCGGCCTGCCCGAACGGACCGTCGACGACGTACTACACGCCCTGGCCGGACTGGACCTGGTGCGCCCGGTCGGTGGTGATCCGATGGAGTGGGAGGCGGCCCCACCGGACCGCGTCATGTCTCTGGCCCTGAAGGAAGAGGAAAACCGCAGGGCACGACTGTGGCAGGTGGGGGCGGAACTCGACCGGCTCTACCACCACGCCCGCGCTGCGAGCCTGCCCTTTCGCTACGTGGAGCCAATCGAGCACCCGGCGACCCTCATCAGGCTCACCACCCGGTTGCAGGAGCGGGCGCGCGAGCAGGTGCGCTGGCTGGACCGCCCGCCGTACTACAGCAAACCGCACCATTTCCGGGCGCAGGAGGAGACCCAGAAGCGCAGAATGGCGACCGGAATTCGCTATCGCACCCTCTACAGCCAGGCCGTCTACGCCGATCAGGAATTGTTCTCCACGATGACGCGAATGGCCGCGCTCGGAGAGCGTGTGCGCGTCCTGGCGGACCTTCCGGTGAAACTCACGATCGGCGATGCCGATTTGGCGCTGCTGGTGCCCGAACCCGACCGCACGGGATTGGAGGGCGCGCTTGTGGTCCGGCCTTCGGGATTACTGCAGGCCCTCATCGGGGTGTTCGAGACACTGTGGACGTTGGGGATCCCGGTGACCGACATCGGCGGCGAGCAGGGCCTGCCCGAACGGGATCGCGCTATCCTCACGCTCATGGCCGCGGGCGCCACGGACGAGGCCATCGCCCGCCGGCTGGACATGTCCCGACGCACGGTGGTGCGCCGGATCGCCTCGCTGCTCGACAAGCTGGGCGCCACGACCCGCTTCCAGGCCGGTGTGCAGGCGGCCAAGCGCGGGTTGCTCTAG
- a CDS encoding FGGY-family carbohydrate kinase, whose protein sequence is MRRRGYLGVDIGTSSSKGVLVEPGGRILRTAVREHTVDRPAPGHVEMDAEIWWREFTELAGELTAPGDVDVVAVGVSGMGPCVLVTDGEGTPLRPAILYGIDTRAGAQIAALNAELGAEEIFARCGSTLSSQAVGPKLRWIAETEPDVHARARRLFMPSSWLVYRLTGEYVLDYHSASQCTPLFDTIDGVWYEPWARHVSPELELPPLRWPGEAAGVTTREVAGIPAGVPVITGTIDAWSEAVSVDAQNPGDLMVMYGTTMFLINTVRERLTTPAMWATMGAVPGTRNLAGGMATSGAITAWLRDLTGGPDYPTMLAEARDSGPGANGLLVLPYFAGERTPIFDPDARGVVAGLTLSHTRGDLYRAVLEATAFGVRHNIEALREVGSEISRVVAVGGGTRGELWTQIVTDVTGMAQVVPSVTIGASYGAAFLAAGLVDDVRMADWNPPARVCEPNPEVRATYDALYEQYRALYPASRDVQHALAAQQRILSRGGKS, encoded by the coding sequence ATGCGACGGCGCGGATACCTCGGAGTCGACATCGGCACCTCCAGCAGCAAGGGCGTGCTGGTGGAGCCCGGAGGACGCATCCTTCGCACGGCCGTGCGGGAGCACACCGTCGACCGCCCCGCTCCGGGCCACGTGGAGATGGACGCCGAGATCTGGTGGCGTGAGTTCACCGAACTCGCCGGAGAACTCACCGCGCCCGGCGACGTCGACGTGGTGGCCGTGGGCGTCAGCGGCATGGGCCCGTGCGTGCTGGTAACCGATGGCGAGGGCACGCCGCTGCGTCCGGCGATCCTGTACGGCATCGACACGCGCGCGGGAGCCCAGATCGCGGCGCTGAACGCCGAGCTCGGCGCCGAGGAGATCTTCGCCCGCTGCGGCTCGACGTTGTCCAGCCAGGCGGTCGGCCCGAAACTACGCTGGATCGCCGAGACCGAGCCCGACGTCCACGCGCGGGCCCGCCGGTTGTTCATGCCGAGTTCCTGGCTCGTCTACCGGCTCACCGGCGAGTACGTGCTCGACTATCACTCCGCCAGCCAGTGCACGCCGCTGTTCGACACGATCGACGGCGTCTGGTACGAACCGTGGGCGCGACACGTCAGTCCGGAATTGGAGCTGCCGCCGTTGCGCTGGCCCGGCGAGGCCGCGGGCGTGACGACGCGCGAGGTGGCGGGCATTCCGGCCGGAGTCCCCGTCATCACGGGCACCATCGACGCGTGGTCGGAGGCCGTGAGCGTCGACGCCCAGAATCCCGGTGACCTCATGGTCATGTACGGCACCACGATGTTTCTCATCAACACCGTGCGGGAGCGGCTGACGACCCCGGCCATGTGGGCAACGATGGGCGCGGTGCCGGGCACCCGCAATCTCGCCGGTGGCATGGCGACGTCCGGCGCGATCACGGCGTGGCTGCGCGATCTCACCGGCGGCCCCGACTACCCGACGATGCTGGCCGAGGCCCGAGACTCCGGCCCCGGCGCGAACGGCCTGCTGGTGCTTCCCTACTTCGCCGGGGAACGCACGCCGATCTTCGATCCGGACGCCCGCGGCGTCGTCGCCGGGCTGACCCTGAGCCACACCCGCGGCGACCTCTATCGCGCGGTGCTGGAGGCCACGGCGTTCGGGGTGCGTCACAACATCGAGGCGTTACGCGAGGTCGGTTCGGAGATCTCGCGCGTCGTCGCCGTCGGTGGCGGAACCCGGGGTGAGCTGTGGACGCAGATCGTCACCGACGTCACCGGAATGGCACAGGTCGTGCCGAGCGTGACCATCGGAGCGAGCTACGGCGCGGCGTTCCTCGCCGCCGGACTCGTCGACGACGTACGCATGGCCGACTGGAACCCGCCCGCCCGCGTGTGCGAGCCGAATCCCGAGGTACGCGCCACCTACGACGCGCTCTACGAGCAGTACCGGGCCCTGTACCCGGCGAGCCGGGACGTGCAACACGCCCTGGCCGCACAACAGCGAATCCTGTCGCGCGGAGGTAAGTCATGA
- a CDS encoding fucose isomerase, with protein sequence MTSSTTERTAYLVASGDLRESANVAGWPTQVKLERIVTDALAEHGWRVVRANEVDPKTGHGFISSQRMGIEVFKTVPKDVPLIVAEAVWQYSHHVLPGLRTHEGPILTVANFAGDWPGLVGLLGLNAGLTKMGKPYSTIWTVDGTDDFFRDGIRSWLETGTIIHDDSHVRDLPADLPDTPEIELGRKLAARLLEDKAIIGVFDEGCMGMYNAIIDDELLNPIGIYKERLSQSALWAEMQRVDDAEADAVGEWLKAAGMTFRLGSDEATELTENQLRWQYKMYIAALRISDDFGLDAVGIQYQQGLKDLAPASDLVEGLLNNAERPPVTSRDGSRVLWDGKPLPHFNEVDEGAAVDALVTNRVWTALGFDPATTLHDVRWGEEYDGRFVWVYEISGSVPPSHFAGGYADAEGWRQDNVFFPAGGATINGVSKPGEIVWSRVYIADGGLHVDIGRASVVELPEEETRRRKEATNPEWPIAHVVLHGVTRDQFMARHKANHVQIAYAPDAAGADRALAAKAAMFAHLGVTVHLCGDVSIG encoded by the coding sequence ATGACATCGTCCACAACGGAGCGGACCGCGTACCTCGTCGCGAGCGGCGATCTCCGCGAGTCGGCCAACGTCGCGGGCTGGCCCACCCAGGTGAAGCTGGAGCGCATCGTCACCGACGCCCTGGCCGAGCACGGCTGGCGGGTCGTGCGCGCCAACGAGGTCGATCCGAAGACGGGGCACGGCTTCATCTCCAGCCAGCGCATGGGCATCGAGGTGTTCAAGACCGTCCCGAAGGACGTGCCGCTGATCGTGGCGGAGGCCGTGTGGCAGTACAGCCACCACGTGCTGCCGGGGCTGCGCACCCACGAGGGCCCGATCCTCACCGTGGCGAACTTCGCCGGCGACTGGCCCGGCCTCGTGGGGCTGCTGGGCCTGAACGCCGGGCTAACGAAGATGGGCAAGCCGTACTCGACGATCTGGACGGTCGACGGCACCGACGACTTCTTCCGCGACGGCATCCGCTCGTGGCTGGAGACCGGCACGATCATCCACGACGACTCCCACGTGCGTGACCTGCCCGCCGATCTGCCCGACACCCCCGAGATCGAACTCGGCCGGAAGCTCGCCGCCCGCCTGCTGGAGGACAAGGCCATCATCGGCGTGTTCGACGAGGGCTGTATGGGCATGTACAACGCGATCATCGACGACGAGCTGCTCAACCCCATCGGCATCTACAAGGAGCGGCTGTCGCAGAGCGCGTTGTGGGCGGAGATGCAGCGCGTGGACGACGCGGAGGCCGACGCCGTCGGCGAATGGCTGAAGGCGGCGGGCATGACGTTCCGGCTCGGCAGTGACGAGGCCACCGAGCTGACCGAGAACCAATTGCGCTGGCAATACAAGATGTACATCGCGGCGCTGCGGATCAGCGACGACTTCGGCCTCGACGCCGTGGGCATCCAGTACCAGCAGGGGCTCAAGGACCTCGCGCCCGCGTCCGACCTGGTGGAGGGGCTGCTGAACAACGCGGAGCGGCCCCCGGTGACCAGCCGTGACGGCTCGCGTGTGCTGTGGGATGGCAAGCCGCTGCCGCACTTCAACGAGGTCGACGAGGGCGCGGCCGTCGACGCGCTGGTGACCAACCGCGTGTGGACGGCGCTGGGTTTCGACCCGGCCACCACCCTGCACGACGTGCGCTGGGGCGAGGAGTACGACGGCCGGTTCGTGTGGGTGTACGAGATCTCGGGCTCGGTGCCACCGTCGCACTTCGCAGGCGGATACGCCGACGCCGAGGGCTGGCGGCAGGACAACGTGTTCTTCCCCGCCGGTGGCGCCACGATCAACGGGGTGTCGAAGCCGGGCGAGATCGTGTGGTCGCGCGTCTACATCGCCGACGGCGGGCTCCACGTCGACATCGGCAGGGCCAGCGTCGTGGAACTACCCGAGGAGGAGACCCGGCGCCGCAAGGAGGCCACGAATCCGGAATGGCCGATCGCGCACGTCGTGCTGCACGGGGTGACCCGCGACCAGTTCATGGCCCGTCACAAGGCCAACCATGTGCAGATCGCCTACGCCCCCGACGCGGCGGGAGCCGACCGCGCGCTGGCGGCGAAGGCGGCGATGTTCGCCCATCTCGGCGTGACCGTGCACCTGTGCGGCGACGTCTCGATCGGATAA
- a CDS encoding DUF7683 domain-containing protein — MSDGVWDENVIWELEAFREDDELIDWSIPLPGADRVSLEGILGIEISTPGGYELNTGQVEDLLNRYCGERVKWPRLDASKFSYFIAAYAK; from the coding sequence TTGAGTGATGGTGTGTGGGACGAGAACGTCATATGGGAACTCGAGGCTTTCCGTGAAGACGACGAGCTAATCGATTGGTCGATCCCTCTTCCTGGGGCGGACCGTGTTTCCCTGGAAGGAATCCTAGGTATCGAGATCTCTACGCCGGGAGGTTATGAATTGAATACCGGCCAGGTCGAGGATCTGCTTAATCGATACTGCGGCGAACGGGTCAAATGGCCGCGTCTCGATGCAAGCAAATTTTCTTACTTTATCGCAGCGTATGCAAAATAG
- a CDS encoding colicin E3/pyocin S6 family cytotoxin, producing MACGGEEPGWYDAADLDPGDQLRTPTGDKVRVAAVRAYTATTRVHNLTINGTHTYHVGEGEGVLTHNAGGCHFHPAPKEIPGIPDLKRAKRKTSVQGGGSLRDRWKDKKGKIYEWDSMHAELEVYNKRGKHLGVVDHMTGEMKKGPVPGRRVEP from the coding sequence ATGGCCTGTGGAGGGGAAGAGCCGGGCTGGTATGACGCCGCCGACCTCGACCCCGGCGACCAACTCCGCACCCCCACCGGCGACAAAGTCCGGGTCGCCGCCGTCCGCGCCTACACCGCCACCACCCGGGTCCACAACCTCACCATCAACGGCACCCACACCTACCACGTCGGCGAAGGTGAGGGCGTTCTCACTCACAACGCGGGCGGGTGTCATTTTCACCCGGCTCCGAAGGAAATTCCGGGTATCCCGGATCTTAAGCGAGCAAAGCGGAAGACGAGTGTGCAAGGTGGAGGTTCGTTGCGTGATAGGTGGAAGGATAAAAAGGGAAAGATTTACGAATGGGATAGCATGCATGCGGAACTTGAGGTATACAACAAGCGTGGAAAACACCTGGGCGTGGTGGACCATATGACGGGTGAAATGAAGAAAGGGCCAGTTCCGGGCAGGAGGGTGGAACCTTGA